The Candidatus Peregrinibacteria bacterium nucleotide sequence TTGACGTACTCTCAAAAAAAGAGCCTCCTCTTCAGGTATTGGAAGGAACGGTTCCAAATGAATTTTCATCGGATTTTACATGGCAAATATCTCTCGGACTTTTCTCTCTTGCTACTCTTACGATCCTATTTCGAAAAAGAAAACAGATCGCTGTCATCCGAAATCCGAAAGAGCAGTCTTAGATTTTTGTCCAGCATGATGGGAAAGAATGTATTTCTTTTATTCTCGATGTTGTTTCCTCGTTTTCCATTCTAAAAATTTTTTTGCAAATTCTTCGAGTTCTCCATCGAGCACAAGATCAGGATTCGTTGTTTCATGTTGAGTACGAACATCTTTTACGAGTTTATACGGATGAAGTACGTAATTTCGAATTTGTGTTCCCCACTCTGCAGAAACGTGTTCTCCACGAATTGCCGCGGTCTTTCTCTCTTCTTCTAATCTTTTTTCTTCCACGAGTCGTGAGCGAAGTATTTGCATCGCTTTTTCTCGATTCTGATGTTGAGACCTTTGATTTTGGCAGGTAACTACGATATTTGTTGGAAAATGCGTAATACGCACCGCAGAATCAGTTTTGTTGACATGCTGACCGCCAGCGCCTTGCGCGCGAAAAGTATCGACACGAATATCTTTTTCTTCGATGGAAACATCTTCGGCATCAGTTGCTTCAAGAAGCGGAGAAACCATAATTCCGGCAAAAGAAGTTTGTCTCAGATTTTTGGCATTAAATGGAGATTGGCGTACAAGCCGATGAGTTCCTTTTTCACCCTGTAAATATCCAAATGCATTTTCTCCATTTACTTCAACGATAACACTTTTAATTCCGGCTTCTTGCCCGTCAGATTTTTCGAGAATTTCCGTTTTCCATCCCATGCGTTCTGCAAATCTGAGTTCCATGCGAAGAAGCATTTCCGCGAAATCCTGAGACTCTGTTCCTCCCGCTCCGGCAGTAATTTCCAGGATTGCTCCGTGATCATCATATTCTCCAGAAAGATAGAGGTCTGTTTCTGCTTTCGAATATTTTTGCAAAGTAGATATATATTCTTTTTCCAGATCTGAAAGTTCCGGAGAATTTTCTTCCACCATTTCAATAAGTTCCAAAAGGCTTTTTGTGTCGGAGAGAAGACCTGTCCAAAGAGTCTCTTTTTTTTGTAGAGCTGCCAAATGTTTGGAGACACTTTTCGCTTCTTCCTGATTTCCCCAAAAACTCGGACTCTCCGATTTTATCTTGAGTTCCGCAATTTCCTGCGCAATTTTTTGAGGATGAAGACAATCCCATCCATTTTGGATATTTTTGAGAAGTTCGGCCGATGATTCGAGGAGTTCGGTGTGTGTCATCGGGAAGATTTTACCTTATCTTTGGGAGAGAAGGAACCTTGGAAGCACAAAATACAAAGCACAAAGTACAAAACATAGAATTATTAGCCTATTTTTTTTGTTTTGTACTTTGTATTTTGTGCTTTGCTATTTCCCACATCGCGATCGCTCCTGCAATTGCCACATTAAAGCTTTCCTTTTTTCCCCTCATGGGAATACAAATTTTTTCATCGGTGAGTTTCAGGATTGTTTCTGGAATGCCATCGATTTCATTCCCGACAATGAGACAGAGAGGAAATTTCGGGATGAATTTTTCGATGGAAATAGAATCTCTTCCTGTCTCCAGTGCAACAATTGTAATTCCGCTCATTTTCAATTCTTTGACTACGTCCTCTGAATTCACATGATAACTCCACGGTACCATGTTTTCTGCACCGAGAGCGGTTTTTACGATTTCTTTATGTGGAGGATATGGCGTAATTCCCGTGAGATAAATATGCTCAACGTGAAGTCCATCTGCGGTTCGGAAAAATGCGCCGACATTCCATCCGCTCCGAATGTCGGGGAGAAGGATGGAAAAGCCACTTTTTGTCATTCCGTCCCGATTTTCATCGGGATAAACTCCAGTGGGAATCTCAAATTTCTTCATGAACACAAAAAAGTAAATAATGCCAATTCGTCTATTTTTTCTTTTATATTAAAATTGAGACCCCGGATCAAGTCCGGGGTGACAGGTCAGAGAAGTTCTCCCCTCACCACCCACGTATCCGCTTCCGTAATCTTCACAGGAACAATTTCCCCAATAAATCTCTTCCCTTTTTTTCCAACTGGAACCATTGCCGTTCTCCCAAATTCAGTTTTTCCCGTCGCAATATTCTTTGCATTTACCGATTCAATGAGCGCATATTCTCGTGTTCCGACAGCCCTTTTATTTTCATGGAGTGCTGTTTTCTTAAGTTTTTCATTTGCGATATCGAGCCTTCTTTTTTTTTCTTTTCGCGAAATATCATCGGGCATTTTTTCTCCGGCGAATGTTCCTTTTCTCGGAGAATATTTGGAAATGTATGCCATAAGAAACTGTTCCTCATCAAAAAGTTTGAGCGTTTTTTGGAAATCTTCTTCCGTTTCGCCCGAGAATCCAACAATAATATCGGTGGTAAGAGTGACTCCGGGAATAAGTTCTCGAGCGCGTTTCGTGATTTCTTTAAATTTTTCAATGCGATAATCGCGGCCCATTTTTTGAAGTACAGAAGATGATCCCGATTGCACCGGGAGATGAATACTTCGGGAAATATTTTCATTCCTCGCGATTACTTGAAGAACATCGTTTCCCATGTGCCGAGGATGTGGAGAGGTAAATTTGAGTCGTTTGAGTTTTGGAATTTCCGCAACTTTTTCGAGAAGCACTGCAAAATCTGTTTGCTTTTGAAGCATTTTCTTTTTTGAGTCATCGAGAAAATATGCATTCACATTTTGTCCCACGAGAGTGATTTCCTTCACTCCGTTTGCTACATGGTTTTTACATTCTTTTACAATATCTCGAAACGGGCGAGACCTCTCTCTTCCCCTCGTAAATGGCACAACACAATACGTACAGAACTTGTCACATCCGGTCATAATTGGGACAAATGCGCGAAAATTTTCCTGAAGTTTTGGGGAAATATGGAAATAATCTTCTGTGTCGAATTCATATTCCGGACGTTTTAATTTCGGATCATACTTTTGTAATAAATCTGGAACTTTTGGCAAATCTTCAATCCGAAAGACGAGATCAATTGTTTCATGTTTTTTGAGAAGCGGATCATGTTCTTCATCTTTTTGTGTAGAAGATTTTTTTACCATACATCCCGTAAGTCCCACGAGTTTTTTTGCTTTTTTCGCGTTGTGCACAAAACCATACACGCGATCCTCCGCGTGTTGTTTGATGGAACAAGTGTTGAGAAGAACAATATCGGCATCTTCCATAACTTCTGATTTTTTCAGATTCAGACTTTCGAGAACTGTTTCAAGACGTTCGGAATCAGAATAATTCATCTGACATCCAAAAGTTTTCAGATAAAATTTTCTGAGCCGCTTTTTTTGAGAACGAGTTTTTGGCATAGCGAAGGGATTGTAGTAAGAAATCTGAAAATTGACAAATAGAGGAGATTTTCTCACAAAAAAATTCGCTCGTCTCTTGACATTTTCTCAGAAGTCTGTAAAGTGCACGCGCTTTAAATTCAAAATATTTTTATGGAAATACGAAAAGGTTCAACACGAATAGCTGAAGTTGATGGAGGCGTTGCTTTTAAAACTCCTGATTTGTCGAGAGTACAAGATCTAATTTTGCCGATAATAAAGAACTCACAAATACTTCTTTCTTGGATGTTAGCGCCATCATTTGGCGGAGCAGGTCTTCAGGGCGACGGTATAAATGGGGTTTTACAAAATCTTCGTGAGGGAAGTGTAGATCAAAAGTATCCACACCTCGTGGCGCCAACCATTGCATCTCTTGGTCTTGTGAGTGCTCAGAGAAAAGCCCATAGCCTGCCTCACAATTGGGCGGAATTTCCAGAATTTTTACAAGAATTGGAGAAAGTCACAAAAGGCGCTATTAGCTCGGATAGTCATACGTTTTCTCAAATTGACAATTTTGGCGTTGTTTTATATGAAGATGGTATCCAGAGAATTTGTCTGAGAGATGCTGGAGGAAAGGAATTGGGAGAAATTTTGGAAAATTACTCGGCAAATATTACAAAAATATTTGAAAAATATTCAAATAATCTCTCAGAAGAGTATTTGAAAGGGCTACGTTCTTCTCAAGCAGAAAATGGGCAATTGTCTCCAGATGAAATACGCGCCATGATGTCGGACAGATTCGAAGAATGTTTGCAGGGCGTGTCACAAATCTTGGGAGAATTTCCTTCTGGTTTTCTCGAGAAAAATGCGGATAAAATAAAACCAATATTGACAAAAATCTGGGAAGAAACCACAAAAATGCTCAGAGAATTTACAAATGCAATTCCAGAAGATCAGCAAATAATTACTTCGAGTGAGTTGGAAGAGCGTATTCAACAGATTTATGAGACCTTTGCAAAAGCGGCATAAGTTTCTGATTTTTCTCTATTTGCACGTATAAAAAGAATCGCTTGGGAGAAATGCGCAGTATTCCTCATATTTTTCTTCATTCTTCAGAGCTTTCTCAGTTTCTGCGAGCATCTGGATATTCTCCCAAAAATTTGGATTCTCTTCAAAAAAGAGCTGAATTTTTTCATTTTTTTCTCTGTCATTTTCAGGAATTTTCCAATATTTGGGCGCAATTTTGAGATAGTGTTCGAATTTTTTCTCGGCAGCTTCATAATTTTTCTTCGCGTATTCTGCATTTCCCCAGAGCTCCCAAAGTTTTGGATTTTTTGGATCAAGTTTTTCCATTTTTTGCAAAGCCATTTCCATCAAATCATATTCATTTTTTTGGAAAAATGTTGATGCTAAAAGATAATATCCTTCTCCTGAAAACGGATTGAGCTTCAGAAATTTACGAATCATTTTTTCGGCTTCAGGAAGACGATTTTCTGCTTGGAGCATGCTTACAGCATCTGAAAGATATCCTCTTTCCCATGGCAAAGATTTTGCGGCAGCAACAACCTCAGACAAGTTATTATTTTCTGTGCCATTCAGAAATAGACGATCCGCATTCCAAATTCTGATCATCCCAAAAAGAGAAAATACGGAAATTCCAACAAGAAGAACAGAAATACTTTTTCGCCACTTCATTTTTGTATCAGAAGATTTTTGCGAAGAAGGTGTGAAGAAAAGCGCCAAAAATATGGTAAATAAAACGGCGTCAGTGACTACTGGAAATCCAAATTGCCATGCCACCAGAATTGCCGTAATGCCCGCAATGTATTTTCGATTTGTTTGGTGAAATTTTTTCCTCGATTTCACAGAAAAGACACAATAAAGAAAACCTAAAAAGGAAAAAAAACCAAAAATTCCGCACTGTACGAGGATATCAAGAAAAAAATTATGGCTTCGATCTGCAAAACTCATGAAGTGTTCGAGTTCAAAGATTTTTGGAGAAATGAATGGAGCAATTGCGATCGGAAAATTTTCGAGACCCACACCAAAAAATGGAGCTTCTGAAATCATTTCTGGGACTTTTTCCCAGAGCAGCATTCGAGTTTCAACGCTTCTTGCCCTTTCTCCCAAAAATGACTCTAAATATGGAAAAAAAAGAGGAAGGGAGAATGCTATTCCGACAGCGAATAAGCTCATTCCCACAAATATTTTCCCCAAATATCTCATCAAAAAATGTCCACATTTCGGAACAGAAAGGAGAATGAAGAGAACGCTTCCGAATATGAGTCCCAAAAACACGCCTCGTCCTTGACTCAAAATTATTCCGAGAAACGAAAATAATGCTGCTGAAAGAGCAAAGATGCGAAGCATCAGCCTTTCTTTTCTATTGAACAAAATCCCCAGTGCGCCAAAGAATGGGAACAAAAGAAACTGCGCAAAAAAATTCGGATGACCGAGTGTCCCATAACTTCTTAAAATAGCATTCTCAATCTTGAGTTCTGTGAAAAAACTCTCAGGGGAAATGTATTGAAAAATCCCCAAAATTCCTTGAAGGATTCCACCAAGAAGTAGTGGGAAAATAAAAAAAGTAAACCGTTCTTTTTCTGTCGGTCTTAAAGCAGAAATGAGGGTTCCGAGAAGCAGGAGATGGATGACCAAGAATCCCCCAAAATGGCGATACGAAGATCCCCAGAAGGAAAGCAGCGGAGCGTGTCCAAGCGCTCCGGAAAGGACAATACTCAGGAGAAAAAGAAGAAAAAATACCTGCGTCCAGCCAAATTTTTGAGGAATGAAAATTTGTATGACACTACAAATTAATCCAATGGCAAAAAGCAAAAGGATCAGGCTTTCCAAAAGAACAAACAGTGAAAATTTATTAATCTCAAATACCTGAAATGTTTCCAGGGAAAACGCAATGGGAAGACAAAAAATCATCATTCCCAAAAGCAAAAAAATACCGTTTCGAATGTATTTTTCCCAACTTTTTGAACTGAAAAATCTCATAGTTCTTGTGAAGAACAAGAAGAACTATACAGGAAGAGAAGGCGGAGACATATGGGGAAAAGGAGAGAAGAGTTTTGTCTTTTCAGTCCGCAACAAAACATGACTTTGACATAATTCTAAGCAGCCGCCTTCAACATAAGGTCTCTATATGCCATTTGACGGCGCTCTAATTCATCTTTGGTGGTGTTTTTTCTTTTAAGACCGCGAACTGTACTCATGGGGAAACACTCACGCGGATCTCCCTTACTAACAGTGCCAGTAGCATCAAGAATTTCAGGTTGAATTTTTATTGGATAAAATTGTTTTTCATGTTGATGTGAATAGGTAGTAAGAACACGAACATCGTCGCCAAAAACCTCACGCACAATTTTTAAGCGCGCGCTCAAAGGTGCTTGAACGAGGACATTAAGAGTGTCCCAATTATTAATTCCCCCTGTAACTTCAACATTTATATGAACTAACGGTAGATGATCCTGGGCTTTTCCTGAATCGGAGCGTTTCTTTCGATTTTTCATCAAAACATTCTTCGCCACCTCGAGTGCTTCCTTATCTTTTCCACGTCCCGTCTTTGCCAAAATAGCTTTATTTCGAGGAAGAAGCTCAAATCCCTCACCGTAACAGACAAGATCCTCAGCGTGTTCTAAGTAAAGAGTACTTTCATCTGTTGTCATTTGAGCTAAACGGTTACGTTGATGAAGAGTATAGGCCATATTCCACACCATCTGATACAAAAGTGATCCCTTCAAAGAATCAGGAAGTCCTTCTACGGCGTTCAACTTTCCTTGAAGTAATTCGAAGATTTTCGGTTTAAGGATGAAATTACGAGTACTACCAGCCCCCTGAATACTGCAAAGCTCTCGTGAAAGATACGCTTCCATAGCAAGAGTTGTTTGGAGATTAGAGTACATCGGAACGGATGCACCTCCTGTAAGTTGCTGCCTCGGAGTGAGTCCGTTAACATATCGGTTTGTTGCCACGTCAGTAATTTTCGTATCAAGAAAATTATCTTGAAAAAGGTCAATAGGATCATTAAGTTCGAGTTCATCCAAAAGTTGAGCATTATCAATTTGGCTTCCGTCTTCAAATATAAGAGACTCTGACATATCAGTTGTATTTTGCATTCCGTAGATACAATAAATATCATTGGAGCTTTTATATTCCTTACGAACTGCATCCACTTGATCCTTAGCAGCTTGTAATGCCTTATTATAGTCGCCATTATGTGCTGCACAACCACCACCATAACCTTCCGTTGCATGGTGTCCAAGTGCAAAGAAAATAGCTGGCGTTCCTGGGGTGTTAACTTTTGCATCCTGAACGACCATAGCAACACGTCCCCAAAAGACAGTGTTATCGCAGCTCGTATCAAGATTTCCCCCATCTGTGCGACAAAAGAGTACTGTTGTCTGTGGACGACCAATTGCTTTGCTCCCATGGACTCTACCATCAATGCATTTTGATTTAAGAATTCGAGGCATTCTCTCTTGGAATTCATTTATAATTTCTTGCATCTCGGCGATTATTTTTGCAGCTTCGACATTTTCTCGAAGATACTCTTTAAAATAATCATTAGCGTTTTGTGTTTCTTCATCTACTGAGTTTTCTTCACCAAGAATAATTTGTTCAAGATTACTATACGCACGTTGTCTGGTAGCAAGAAGTATTGCAATAATTGTTGTAAGAGTAGAAGGATCGACGTTTATAGAGTCTTCTCCAGGAGGCAGACTATCGGGTGCACGCTGAAGCTCCCTCACGTTAGTTGGTCTCAAGTCAGCATCCTTCACGAGTTGTAGTCCGCTTTCTGAAGATGTTTGCTTTTTTTTTGATGACATACTATATCAAGATGAAGTTATTTTTTTGAGAGCGTTTTATATCATGTATTTTTAAAAAAGTCAACCGTGGTTTCGTTTTTTTTATTTACACTAATGAAGTGTTGCAAAAAAATCCTGTGAGGAATTTGAATCCGATTACAGAGACAGAAGATCTCAAGGAAGAGGATTAAGAGTGGAAGATACAGATTTATAGCAAAAAAGGGATGCCCAAGTAGGGAATTCCTTTTTTTTCCAAAATCAGTAATTTTGAGCAGAATCTTTGTCTCTCGTCTCTTCTCTCATGAATCTCGAACATGGAGAAGAAAGCTTTTTAAATATTCTCCTTCCGGATGATATACGTTTAACGGATGGTCTGGCGCGAGAATATGTTCTGAGAAAATTTGCACTTCCCGGTTCGCCTCTACTGCAGCTTCAAAAACAACTTGTTGAAAGAGTTTTCGATCAACAAAATGCGAACAGGATGAAGTCAGGAGAAATCCATTTTCCGGAAGATTTTTCATGGCAAGTCGATTCATGTCTTTGTATCCACGGCAGGCGCGCGTCGTATCATCTCTCTTTTTCGCAAATGCGGGAGGATCGAGAATAATAAAATCATATCCATGAACTTTTTCACTCCTCAAGAATTCAAATACATCTTCTTCGAAAAAAGTTGCTTGAGTTTTTTTATATCCATTTATTTCAATATTTTTTTCAAAACTTTGTCGATGCGCTCCGACAATTTCAACAGCATCTGCTTTTTTTGCGCCGCCTTGAAGTGCAAAAAGATTAAATCCTCCCGTGTAAGAAAAGCAATTCAGCACAGTTCTTCCCTTGGCATATTTTTGGACAAGCGTTCTCATTTCCCGTTGATCCAAAAAAAGTCCAGTTTTTTGCGCAGTGGGAAAATGAATGGAGAATGATATTCCGCGTTCCTTTACGATGACTTCTTCGCGTTCTTTTCCGTAGAGCCATGAAACAAACGGGAGCATTTCTTCTTCTCTCCGTGCCGAGCTATCCGACTTTTCATAAATGGCAGTAATTCCGGGAATATTTTTCAAAAATTCCACTATCATCGGTTTTAATTTTTCCATTCCGAGCGTTGTGATTTGCAAAACTGCAATATCTCCATACACATCAACAATAAGTCCGGGAAGAAAATCGCCTTCGCTATTCACGAGCCTGTACGCAGTGGTATCTTCGTTCTCAAAAATCTTCTTTCGAAGAGCGAACGCTTTTTCTAAATGATTTTGTATTGTCTCGAGAGGATCGGATTTTCCAAAAGAAACAAACCTTCCACAAATTCCCGATGCG carries:
- a CDS encoding RNA methyltransferase; this translates as MKKFEIPTGVYPDENRDGMTKSGFSILLPDIRSGWNVGAFFRTADGLHVEHIYLTGITPYPPHKEIVKTALGAENMVPWSYHVNSEDVVKELKMSGITIVALETGRDSISIEKFIPKFPLCLIVGNEIDGIPETILKLTDEKICIPMRGKKESFNVAIAGAIAMWEIAKHKIQSTKQKK
- a CDS encoding class I SAM-dependent rRNA methyltransferase, yielding MALVKKYVILKPGREKSPKNFHHWIFSGAVASSSDFEDGEILPVVSSQGELLGHAYFNRASGICGRFVSFGKSDPLETIQNHLEKAFALRKKIFENEDTTAYRLVNSEGDFLPGLIVDVYGDIAVLQITTLGMEKLKPMIVEFLKNIPGITAIYEKSDSSARREEEMLPFVSWLYGKEREEVIVKERGISFSIHFPTAQKTGLFLDQREMRTLVQKYAKGRTVLNCFSYTGGFNLFALQGGAKKADAVEIVGAHRQSFEKNIEINGYKKTQATFFEEDVFEFLRSEKVHGYDFIILDPPAFAKKRDDTTRACRGYKDMNRLAMKNLPENGFLLTSSCSHFVDRKLFQQVVFEAAVEANREVQIFSEHILAPDHPLNVYHPEGEYLKSFLLHVRDS
- the miaB gene encoding tRNA (N6-isopentenyl adenosine(37)-C2)-methylthiotransferase MiaB, translating into MPKTRSQKKRLRKFYLKTFGCQMNYSDSERLETVLESLNLKKSEVMEDADIVLLNTCSIKQHAEDRVYGFVHNAKKAKKLVGLTGCMVKKSSTQKDEEHDPLLKKHETIDLVFRIEDLPKVPDLLQKYDPKLKRPEYEFDTEDYFHISPKLQENFRAFVPIMTGCDKFCTYCVVPFTRGRERSRPFRDIVKECKNHVANGVKEITLVGQNVNAYFLDDSKKKMLQKQTDFAVLLEKVAEIPKLKRLKFTSPHPRHMGNDVLQVIARNENISRSIHLPVQSGSSSVLQKMGRDYRIEKFKEITKRARELIPGVTLTTDIIVGFSGETEEDFQKTLKLFDEEQFLMAYISKYSPRKGTFAGEKMPDDISRKEKKRRLDIANEKLKKTALHENKRAVGTREYALIESVNAKNIATGKTEFGRTAMVPVGKKGKRFIGEIVPVKITEADTWVVRGELL
- a CDS encoding O-antigen ligase family protein, with the translated sequence MMIFCLPIAFSLETFQVFEINKFSLFVLLESLILLLFAIGLICSVIQIFIPQKFGWTQVFFLLFLLSIVLSGALGHAPLLSFWGSSYRHFGGFLVIHLLLLGTLISALRPTEKERFTFFIFPLLLGGILQGILGIFQYISPESFFTELKIENAILRSYGTLGHPNFFAQFLLFPFFGALGILFNRKERLMLRIFALSAALFSFLGIILSQGRGVFLGLIFGSVLFILLSVPKCGHFLMRYLGKIFVGMSLFAVGIAFSLPLFFPYLESFLGERARSVETRMLLWEKVPEMISEAPFFGVGLENFPIAIAPFISPKIFELEHFMSFADRSHNFFLDILVQCGIFGFFSFLGFLYCVFSVKSRKKFHQTNRKYIAGITAILVAWQFGFPVVTDAVLFTIFLALFFTPSSQKSSDTKMKWRKSISVLLVGISVFSLFGMIRIWNADRLFLNGTENNNLSEVVAAAKSLPWERGYLSDAVSMLQAENRLPEAEKMIRKFLKLNPFSGEGYYLLASTFFQKNEYDLMEMALQKMEKLDPKNPKLWELWGNAEYAKKNYEAAEKKFEHYLKIAPKYWKIPENDREKNEKIQLFFEENPNFWENIQMLAETEKALKNEEKYEEYCAFLPSDSFYTCK
- the prfB gene encoding peptide chain release factor 2 → MTHTELLESSAELLKNIQNGWDCLHPQKIAQEIAELKIKSESPSFWGNQEEAKSVSKHLAALQKKETLWTGLLSDTKSLLELIEMVEENSPELSDLEKEYISTLQKYSKAETDLYLSGEYDDHGAILEITAGAGGTESQDFAEMLLRMELRFAERMGWKTEILEKSDGQEAGIKSVIVEVNGENAFGYLQGEKGTHRLVRQSPFNAKNLRQTSFAGIMVSPLLEATDAEDVSIEEKDIRVDTFRAQGAGGQHVNKTDSAVRITHFPTNIVVTCQNQRSQHQNREKAMQILRSRLVEEKRLEEERKTAAIRGEHVSAEWGTQIRNYVLHPYKLVKDVRTQHETTNPDLVLDGELEEFAKKFLEWKTRKQHRE